DNA sequence from the Nesterenkonia lutea genome:
AACTCCGGGCTCTCCTCGAGCAGACGGGAGTAGACCCAGGAGCCCTGGAGCACCATGGCGGAGAGACCGTCCGCGACCAGGTGGGCGTCTTCGTTGTTGTCCGCGACGACCGAGGCGAAGCCGGGGTCGAACGCCCCTGCCTCGACGAGTTCCTGGCAGCGCTCCAGGGCTTCAATGATGGCGGGGTGCGACCAGGCATCGGGCTCTCCGGCAACGACTGCATCGAAGGCTTCGGGGCCTCCGATGCGGTCGGTCAGGTAGGAGGCCCACATCAACATGGGCCAGAGGGAGCCTCCGGCGAGGGAGAACGGATGCACACCCTCCTCCTGGAAGACCTCCACTGCTTCGAGCAGCTCGTCCCAGTCGGTGGGCACCTCGATGCCGGCGTCGTCGAAGACCTCCTGGTTGTAGTACATGACCACGGGCTGGACGTTGTTCATCGGCACCGCGTAGGTGGAGCCGTCGACCTCGCCGTTGGCCACGACGGATTCGATCAGGCCCTCGCGCAGCTCTTCGGTGTCTTCGGTGATGTCGGCGACATAGTCGCCCTCGACATACTCCAGCAGACCGCCGCCGGTCCAGCCGACGATCAGCGTGGGAGCCTCGCCGGAGCCCACCGCCGTGCGGATGCGGTCCTTGTAGATGTCATTGGCGAAGCTCTCGACGGTGAAGGCCTGATCGGGATTCTCCTCGTTCCAGGCCTCGAAGTCCTCCTCCACGACGTTCCAGACGCCGCCGTTGAGCACCCAGGCATCGGGCTCTGCGGAGCCGGAGTCTCCTCCGCCATCGCCGCCGCCGCAGGCTGAGACTCCGAAGAGTGCCCCTGCTGCCAGAACTGCAGTGCTGAGTCTTGCTTTTCGTCCCCACATAGAAATCGTTCCTTTTCTCATCAGTTGCGAGTTGTCGTGCATTACGTGGACCCTCATGCTGCGATGGCGTAGACGCCCCAGCTGAGGAAGAAGGCCATGAAGCCGATGGCGGTGGCCATGACAGACCAGGTCTTCAGGGTCGTGATCGTGTCGAAGCCGCAGAAGCGACCCACCAGCCAGAATCCGGAATCGTTGAAGTGCGAGAAGGTGATCGAGCCCGCCACGATGGCGACCACGAGGGCGGCGAGGGCAAAGCCGTCAAGTCCCAGCTCCATGACACCGGGAGCCATGATTCCGCCCGCTGTAGTCGCGGCCACCGTCGCTGAGCCCTGCGCCACGCGGATGACCACGGCGACCAGGAAGCCCGCCAGGATGACCGGCAGCCCCATCGCGTCCAGGCCCTCGGCGATGGAGCCGCCGATTCCGGTGGCGGTGAGCACGGCGCCGAAGGCTCCGCCGGCACCAGTGATCAGGATGATCGAGCAGACCGGCGCGAGCGCGTTGTCTATCAGGTCAGACATCGCGTCGCCGAGTCCGCCCGAGCCCCTGCGCGGCTTGATGAAGAGCAGGTACATCGCGGCCAGAGTTGCGATCAGCAGCGCCACCGGTGTGGGGCCGATGAGCTGGGACAGCGCGTAGCCGAAGCTGTCCTCGCTGATCCGCCCATCAGCTTCCAGCGTGTTGGACAGTGCGTTGTAGAAGATCAGCGCCAGCGGCAGGAGCAGCGCGAAGATGACGGTGCCGAAGGCGGGCCGCGCATACTCCTCGGTGACCCTGGACTCGCCGAAGAGGTTCGGGACCGGAAAGTTCGGGTAGCCCTTGGCCATCACCAGTCCGAGGCGGTAGCCAGCGAAGTACCAGGTGGGGATGCCCACCATCATGGCGACGATCAGCACCAGCCCGATGTCTGCGCCCATGACCGTGGCGGCCGCCGTCGGCCCGGGGTGGGGCGGGGTCAGCGCATGCATCATCAGGAATGCACCGATGGAAGGCAGCACATAGAGCATGAAGCTGCCGCCGAGCCGCCGCGCCACGGTGTAGATCACCGGCAGCATGACGATGAATCCTGCGTCGAGGAAGATCGGGAAGGCATAGAACAGCGAGGCCACGGCAAGGGCCAGGGGCGCTCGCTTCTCCCCGAAGGTCGCGAGCATCTTGTCCGCCAGCACCTGAGCGCCGCCGGAGATCTCGACCAGACGTCCGAGCACAGCGCCGAAGCCGATGAGCAGGGCGACGTTGCCCACTGTGGTGGAGAAGCCGTCGACCACCACGGAGAGGACGTCGCCGACCCCGATGCCGGCCGCCAGAGCGGTGATCAGCGAGACGATGATCAGCGAGAAGAAGGCGTGGAGCTTGACCTTCACGATCAGCACCAGAAGCAGGATGATGGAACCCAGCGCCAGGGCCAGCAGGGCCGGGGTGGGCAGCTCGAAGGCGAGCGTCAGGTCATCTGTCACTTCTTGCCCTTCGGTGCTGGGCCGAGCTCGCGCAGCAGATCACCCATGCGGGCGTAGGCCTTGTTTCTGTAGGCGATCACCGCGGCCTTGGTCTCCTCGTCGAAGTCCCCGGTCCATCCCTTTCCGTTCTTGACGCCATGACGGCCGGCGTCGACGTTCTCGGCGAGCAGCTTCGGGGGCGCCAGGCGTTCCCCGTAAGCCTCGGAGAGAGTGCTGAAGCCCTTGGCGTAGACATCGAGTCCGGCCTGGTCGGCGATCGCGAAGGGACCGAAGAAGCCGAGCCGGAATCCGAAGGTGGTGCGCACGACCGTGTCCACGTCTTCTGCGCTCGCGATCCCTTCCTCGACGACTGACGCCGCCTCCTTGAGCAGCGCGTACTGCAGGCGATTCAGCACCATGCCGGGCGTGTCCGCCACCTCAGCACCCTCGCGACCTGCCCGGGCAAGGAGATCCTTGACGGCCTCGACCACGTCCGGCCTGGTGGCCTCGCCGGAGACGAGCTCGACACCGGGGATGAAGGGGGCCGGGTTGGAGAAGTGCACGGTGAGGAATCGTTCGGGGTTCTTGACCGCCGAGACCAGCACATGCACAGGAATGGTGGAGGTGTTCGTGCCGATGATGGCGTCTGCACGCGCGTGCTGCGAGATCTTGCCCAGCACCTCGCGCTTG
Encoded proteins:
- a CDS encoding extracellular solute-binding protein; protein product: MWGRKARLSTAVLAAGALFGVSACGGGDGGGDSGSAEPDAWVLNGGVWNVVEEDFEAWNEENPDQAFTVESFANDIYKDRIRTAVGSGEAPTLIVGWTGGGLLEYVEGDYVADITEDTEELREGLIESVVANGEVDGSTYAVPMNNVQPVVMYYNQEVFDDAGIEVPTDWDELLEAVEVFQEEGVHPFSLAGGSLWPMLMWASYLTDRIGGPEAFDAVVAGEPDAWSHPAIIEALERCQELVEAGAFDPGFASVVADNNEDAHLVADGLSAMVLQGSWVYSRLLEESPEFMESGNLGVTTFPEIEGGEGDPNSIVGNPANFWSVSANATEEEQQAGVDYLSEWLFNDEYVDGMLETGNIPPLKGLEDKIAETEDPEFLSFAYGIVQDAPNFQLSWDQAVDPSQERPLLENLGQIFAGDITPEEFAANMNETQPTD
- a CDS encoding GntP family permease, which encodes MTDDLTLAFELPTPALLALALGSIILLLVLIVKVKLHAFFSLIIVSLITALAAGIGVGDVLSVVVDGFSTTVGNVALLIGFGAVLGRLVEISGGAQVLADKMLATFGEKRAPLALAVASLFYAFPIFLDAGFIVMLPVIYTVARRLGGSFMLYVLPSIGAFLMMHALTPPHPGPTAAATVMGADIGLVLIVAMMVGIPTWYFAGYRLGLVMAKGYPNFPVPNLFGESRVTEEYARPAFGTVIFALLLPLALIFYNALSNTLEADGRISEDSFGYALSQLIGPTPVALLIATLAAMYLLFIKPRRGSGGLGDAMSDLIDNALAPVCSIILITGAGGAFGAVLTATGIGGSIAEGLDAMGLPVILAGFLVAVVIRVAQGSATVAATTAGGIMAPGVMELGLDGFALAALVVAIVAGSITFSHFNDSGFWLVGRFCGFDTITTLKTWSVMATAIGFMAFFLSWGVYAIAA
- a CDS encoding 3-hydroxyacyl-CoA dehydrogenase family protein; the encoded protein is MAKTINTVTVVGAGYMGGGIAQTLALADLSVEIVDVDVEAAKKGLARLLHEAQEFEDQGLYEAGSTETIKKNLTAGRTLEEAVADADFIEEAVFESPEVKREVLGKISQHARADAIIGTNTSTIPVHVLVSAVKNPERFLTVHFSNPAPFIPGVELVSGEATRPDVVEAVKDLLARAGREGAEVADTPGMVLNRLQYALLKEAASVVEEGIASAEDVDTVVRTTFGFRLGFFGPFAIADQAGLDVYAKGFSTLSEAYGERLAPPKLLAENVDAGRHGVKNGKGWTGDFDEETKAAVIAYRNKAYARMGDLLRELGPAPKGKK